From Pirellulales bacterium:
TCTTCAGGTTTCTATTGGGGGCGAGGGAGAGATTTCTGCCTTGGGACCGGTACGAATGACCCTTCGCCAAGTGTTTTGCGTAGGAGGGCGAAGACGTCGCGCGCGGGACGTTTTCCGCACCATCGATTCTTAACGTAACCCCCGTAGAATCCGAAAATTCCGTCGATCTCGTTGACAGCGCGGACACCCCAGATAGGATGAACTTCAGCCCTTCATGTGCCGCGTTTCACCGCGCGGTCACCGCCATCGTGGAAGTTTCCCCACGAGTTGCATTCGGACCGTCACGTACTACTTCGAGGCACCCCCCACGCACTGAGAACATTTGCTCGTTGTGACGCCGCCTGGTGCGATAGGTTGTGTGTCCAAATCTCCGCCAGCCAAGCCGGCATACTTCGACGGAGCGCCGCTCGACGTGAAGTGCGCGTCTTGCGCGAGCCAATGTTTCGTGGGTTGTTCCACACGGCATGACGACGGTCGCCCAGAGGCCACCAAACGCCACGTGGCCCGCATCGAAATTCAATTGCGAGTACAAGGACAGGACAGCGTTAAATGAGACGGCTGAACGTAAAGCTCCTCGTGGCTCTGGTGGTCACTTCGTTCGCGGCCCTGGTGGGCATTTACCTGCTGCACAATTACCAGGTGTCGCGCAACGCCGAAGTCTTCAAACAGGTTGCCGTAGAGCAGCGCGACAAGGGGAACCTGGAAGAGGCCGTCAAGAATTACAATCGTTACCTGCGTTACCGCAATGACGATGTCGACGCGAACTGCGACTTCGCGATGCTCTTTGCCGACATGATCGAGCAGCAGGCAGGTCGGGCGAACGCCGAGCAGGCCCGCCGCGTGCCCTACGTGCTGGAACAGGCGCTGCGCACGGCGCCGGACCGCGACGATATTCGCCGCCGACTGGCGCGCTTCAATCTCGAAGGTGGGCGCACGCGTGACGCACTCGAGCATTTCAATCTGTTGCTGAAAAAGCACCCCAACGATGCCGAGTTGAAAATGCTCGTCGGCATGTGCCACGAGCAGGACAAGAACTACGACAAGGCACGGGAAATGTACGAGGCGGCCAAGGCGGACGCCCCGAACAACGTCCAGATCTACGCCCTGCTGGCCAGCCTGATGTCGGGAGCGTTCGAAGATCCGCAGACGGGCGACCAGTACATGGACGAGGTGGTCGAGAAGAACCCCGACAACCACCTGGCCTACTTGATGCGCTACAACTATCGGGTGCAAAACCTGTTTGGTGATCGCATCGATGCAAAGACCGATCTGCAAAAAGCACTCGATCTGGCGCCCAACGAAGCGGACGTGATCGTCAAGATGGCCGAGCTGCTCATTCACGATCGAGAATTCGACTCCGCGCGCGAGCATCTCAATCGCGGCATCGAACTGCACCCGAAAAACGAATCGATGTATATCACGCTCGCTCGGCTCGAGCTCGAGCTGGCCCGCGTCGAAGAAAAGGATCGCGGCGAGGATGCGCAGGAGGCGTTGCTGCAGGGGCTCAAGAAGATGCCCGAGAGCATCACCCTGCTCAGCCAGATGTGCGAGTTGCAGATTCGCCGCAGCCAATTCGACAAGGCCAACGACACGATCGCGCGGCTCGTCCAGCTCGACATGTCACAAGAGCAGGTCGACTTTCTCAAGTCACGCGTGCTGATCGGCGAGAAGAAATGGGCCGATGCCGGTCGCTTGCTGCACAGCCTGCGCCAGCGCAGCTCGCGGGACAAGGTCGTGTTGTTCCAGATCGACGCCCTGCTGGCCGATTGCTACGGCAACCTCGGCCAATCGGACCTGGCGATCGTGGCCATGCGCCGCGCGCTCGAGAACAACCCTTACGCCAAAGAGGTGCGTCTGCGCCTGGTACACGAGCTGCAAAGACTCGGCAAGCTTGAAGAGGCGAACGCCGAACTGCAGAAGATCTCGGCCGCCGGCACGACGGCCGACTATGAATCGGTGCGCATCAAGATTGCCGAGCAACTGCAAGTGCCCGTCGACCAGCGCAAGTGGGAGGAAGTCGACGAACTGATGGCACGCCTCACCGAGCAATCGAGCGGTGGCGCGGAGTTGGCGCTCTTCAAAGTTCGCTTGCTCGTCTACAAGGGCAAGACCGAAGAAGCCTTGGAACTGGCCATTGCCGAACGCGAGAAGTTTCCGCAATCGATCGGGCTGTGGATCGCGGTCGCGGATATTCAGGGTTTGACGGACAACGCGGCGGCGATCGCCACGTTGAAGGAAGCGGCCGATCGATTCCACACGCCGCTGCTGGTACAGCTTGCCATGGTCAGCAAGGTGCTGCGGCTGCCGCGCGAAGAAGCCTTGGCCGAATTGCAGACGATCAACCAGACCGTCGACTCTTACAAGACGGACGAGCAGCGGCAACTGGCGCAATCGCTCGGCGAAGCGTTCTACCTGCTGAAAGAGTCGGAGGCTGCCAAAGAGGTGCTGAATCGGGTGGCTGGTCGCCTGCCCAGCGACCCCCTGCTCCGCCTCATGATGTTCAACCTGGCACGCGACTCGCGCGACGAGCAGGGCATGACCGATGCGCTGGCCGGCGTCGAGGCCGTGGTGGGCAAGGATCACAACTACTGGCAGTATTGCGCCGCGGCCCGCCTGGCGACCCTATACATGATGCAGAAGGCCACCGACAAGGACCTGACCGAAGCTCGCCGGCTGGTCGACAAGGTTGTTGAAAGTCGCCCGAACTGGACGGCCATCATCCGGCTGTCGGCCGAAGTCGACGATCTCTCGGGACGTTCGAACGACGCCATCACTAAGTACCAGGAAGCGCTCCGCCTGGGCGAAACCAGCATCGGCATGGTGCGCCGACTGGTCGAGCTGTTGTACAAGACCGGACGATACAACGAGGCAAATCAAGCGCTTGCCAAGTTGCCCACCGAGATTCAATTCACCGATGATTTTGGCAAGCTGCAGACCGAATTGCAGATGAAGCTGGGACTGGCCGACGATGCCGCCAAACGCGCGGAAGCCGTCGTGGACGAAGACTCGACCGAGTTTGGCGATCACCTCTGGCAGGGGCAGTTGTTCGCCCGGGCCGGTCGTCGCGACGATGCCGAGGCCGCCTACCGCCGTGCCGTCAAGCATGGTCCGCAAGAGCCACTCTGCTGGATTGCCCTGGTGACGCAGCTCGTGCAGAACGGCAAGCGCGACGAAGCGCAGGCCACGCTGACCGAGGTGGAAGCGTCCGTGCCGGCGGACAAACTGGCCGCCACGATGGGGCAATGCAACGAAGTGCTGGGCAACGTGGAGCAGGCTGGCCAGCATTACGCCACCGCCGTCGAAACGCACGGCGACGATACCGCGGTGCTCCGCAGCGCGATCGAGTTCCACGTGCGGGCTCAGCAGATGGACAAGGCGCAGCAGTTGCTCGAGAAGCTGGTCGCACTGGCGCCGCAGAAAAAAGAAGCGGCCGACCTCGATCGCGTTCGCTGGGGGCGGCGTACGCTGGCCGCGTTGATTGCGACCAGCAATAGCTACGCAGACCTGCGACGCGCCCTGCAGATTCTGGATGGCAATGCCGACGCCAATCGCAATCTGCCGCAGGAAGACGTCATGATCAAGGCGAATCTGCTCGCCGCGCGAGACGATCTGCGCTCGCGCCGCGAGGGGATTCAGTTGCTCGAAGCGGTGCTCGATAAGGAGCCCACGCGCAACGACGTGCGACTGCAATTGGCGCAACTCCACGAGCGCGACAACAACTGGTTGCTGTGTCGCGATCACATGCTGCGTTTGTTGGGGGGTGATAAGCCGTCGCCGATTTACGTGCCGATCTTTGCCAACATGCTCCTGCGTCAGAACCAGATCGACGACGCCGCGCGGATGCTGGAAAAGCTGGAGCAAATCGACCCGAATGCACCGATCACGCTTGCCGTCAAGGCGCTGCTCTATGCCCGTCGCGGTTACTTCGACGAGGCGATTGGCTTCACACGTGAGCTCGTCGTCCGGCCGCTGGCCCCCTCGCAGGCCAAGCAGCTCTACGATGCCGCCCAGCAGTTCGAACGCCTGTCAAACGCCATCGACAATCCGGAAGGCAAGGCCGCCTTCATCAACGCCGCCGAAGAGATGTACGAAGAATACGTCCGCGAGCGCCCCGAGGACATCTTCCTCATGGCGGCCTTCCAAGGCAAATACCGTGGCATCGAGCCGGGTCTGAAGATCTGCGAAGAGAACTTCCATGCGCAGAATTCGCCGAACATCGCCGCCATGGCAATGGGCATTCTGCGCGAACATCGTAGCAAGGCGAATCAGGATCAGATTGCCCGCGTCGAGAAGCTGCTCGTCGAGGCCGCCAAGCAACATCCCGAAGCGGTCGGCCTCGGCCGAGAGCTCGCCGAGTTGCGCGAGCTGCAAGGCAATTATGTCGAGGCCACCCGGCTCTATCAGCAGATTCTCGACAATCCGCAGGCGCCGGCCATCCAGAAAGCGGCGGCAGCCAACAACCTGTCGTATCTCCTGGCGCTCCACAAGAACGACGGGAACGCGGCCTTGCCGCTGGCCGAGCAGGCCATCGCCTACTTTGGTCCCACGGCCGAATTGCTCGACACGCGTGGCGTGGCCCATCTGGCTCGCAAAGATTACGAGCTGGCCATCCGCGATCTCAGCGAGGCCGTGGAAGATCGGCCCAACGGTTTGAAGTACTTCCACCTGGCCTGGGCCCATCATCTGGCGGGGGACGACGTCGCCGCCAAGAAAGCGCTCGATCAAGGGGACGCCAGCGGGCTGAAGGACGAGGAGGTCTCGGCGCTCGAACGCGATCGCCTCACGAAGCTCCGCCATGATGTGAAAGTGCAACAGCAAGCGGCGCGGTAAAACACGCTGCCGGCGATACAAACCGATTGCCTGGCAAAACGGTTCTGAGCCTCGAACGCGTCAGATTCGTCAAGCTCCACGTCGACTTCGCAAAAATGCCGCCGCCTGGCGGCATTTTTTCTTGTTGCCCGCCGGTTCCCTTTCAAGATGGATCTCACGGAACTCAATCGCGGGTCCTGCACATCTACGAGGCAACGATATGACTTTCCTCTCTCGCCGGGCCGCCGGTCGCCGACAGCGTCGCGGCGTGCTGACGTTCGAGTGGATCCTGCTGATCTCGGTCGTGGTGATCGGCGTCATCGGTGGCTTGAGCGCCGTGCGCGACGCGCTGCTCGGCGAGCTCAAAGACCTTTCCGAAGCCATCGCCGCGCTGAATGTTACGAACACCGCCTGTCTCGACAATCCGCAGCCCATCGTCTGCGATCCGGCCAATCCCGATCCGAACTGTAGCGGCGCCGGCACGTAAAACTGGGTAGCGGCGCAAATCCGCCCCGGGACTGGCATCGGCCGCAGACCATTTCTATAACGAAGGTTCCTACCGAACCGCACAAACCGGGCCTATTTCTTAACCAGGAGAATTGCACGTGGCTAAAGAAGAATCCGCCGAAATCAAGGCACCCGCTCCGGCTGCTCCCGCCGCCGAATCTCCCCAGCAGCGCCAGCAGGTCAAGCTCGACGATTCGCATGCCATCGCCTGCTATGCCAACTTCTGCCGCGTCACCGGCACGCCGGAAGAGCTGATTATCGACTTCGGTCTCAACCCGCAGCCCTTTGGCGTGCCGACCGAGCCGGTGGTCGTCTCGCAGCGCATCATCACGAACTTCTTCACCGCCAAACGTATGCTGCACGCCTTGCAGCTTACGCTGCAACGCCACGAGGCTGCCTTCGGCGTGCTCGAGACCGACGTCCAAAAGCGCGTCGTCCCCGGCATGCGCAACGCCTAGCCAGACGTTCGAGCCTTCGACCCATGCTGGCTCCCCCTTGTCGAGCCATGCTAAAATGACGACGCGTGGCATGCACTGCTGCTCGGTGGTGCATGCCACGCGAGTTTTTCCCTCCGGCCAGCCGGATCTCTCAGGCGGTGTCCCTTCGAACACCTCCCGCCGCCAGGAGCGTGCGCGTCGCCATGCGACACATCTATTTCGATTACAACGCCACGACTCCCATCGCCCCGGCCGTCCAAGAGGCGATGCTCCCCTTTCTCGCCGAGCATTTTGGCAACCCCTCCAGCTCGCACGCGCTCGGCGCGGCCAGCCACGAGGCCGTCGAGGATGCCCGCACGCGCCTCGCCGAATTGCTCGACGCCGACTCGGACGAGATCGTGTTTACCTCGGGGGGCACCGAGAGCAACAACCTCGCCCTCAAAGGCGTGTTCTTCAAGCGGACCCCCGCCCCGTCGGGTCACCTGGTCATCTCGGCCCTCGAGCACCCGGCGATCGTCGAGCCGGCCCGTTTTCTCGAACGCCTGGGCTGCGATGTCTCGGTCGTCGGCACGAACTCGCAAGGACTTGTCAATCCGAGTGCCATCGAACGTGCCCTGCGCAGCGATACGGCCCTGGTCAGCGTGATGCTCGCCAACAACGAAGTGGGCACGGTGCAGCCGCTGCGCGAGATCGTCGACGTGTGCCATCGCCGAGGCGTCCTCGTCCACACCGACGCCGCCCAGGCCCTGGGCAAGATTCCCGTTCACGTTTCCGAGCTGGGAGTCGATCTGCTCAGCGTGGCGGGGCATAAGCTCTACGCGCCCAAGGGGGTCGGCGCGCTCTACGTGCGGCGCGGCACGCAGCTCGATTCGCTGCTGCACGGCGCCGGCCACGAATGCGGCCTGCGCGCCGGCACGGAGAACGTTCCCTACATCGTCGGGTTGGGGCGGGTGGCAGCACTCGTGGCGCGTCATCTCGAATCGGCCCAGGAGCGGATGGAACTGCTCCGCGAGCGCCTCGAGCAAAAGCTGCGCGATGGCGTCGGAGCGCCGCTGACCATCAATGGCTTCGACGCGCCACGATTGCCGAATACCGTCAGCGTCAATTTCCCTGGTGTCACGGGGGGAGAGCTGCTGCGACGCTGTCCAGAACTTTGTGCCTCGACCGGAGCGGCCTGTCATTCCGGTTCGACGCGGCTTTCCGGTACGCTCGCGGCCATGGGCTTGCCCCTCGAAGTGGCGCGCGGCACGGTGCGGCTCAGTCTCGGCTGGTACACGACCGAAGAAGAAGTCGATCGTGCGGCCGACTTGCTCGTCGCGGCCTGGGAAGATTTGCAGTAAGCTAGCGGCAGCAAACCTGAACCCCGCCGCATCCCTCTGCCCAGCTTGCTCCCAGTCATGGCCGACGCCCCCTGGTACGAGATCTCGAACGTCGACGAGATCGCCTCTCCCACGCTGCTCGTGTACCTCGATCGTGTGCGACAGAACGTCGCCCGCATGATCGAGATGGCGGGGGGCACCAGGCGTCTGCGGCCCCACGTCAAAACGCACAAGATGGCCGAAGTCGTCTCGCTGCAGCTCGACGCCGGCATCGACAAGTTCAAATGCGCCACGATCGCCGAGGCCGAAATGCTGGCCGACTGCGGCGCGCGAGACGTGCTGTTGGGTTATCCCATCGTGGGGCCGAACATCGCGCGCGTCGCACGGCTGGCGG
This genomic window contains:
- a CDS encoding DUF3467 domain-containing protein; this encodes MHVAKEESAEIKAPAPAAPAAESPQQRQQVKLDDSHAIACYANFCRVTGTPEELIIDFGLNPQPFGVPTEPVVVSQRIITNFFTAKRMLHALQLTLQRHEAAFGVLETDVQKRVVPGMRNA
- a CDS encoding cysteine desulfurase produces the protein MRHIYFDYNATTPIAPAVQEAMLPFLAEHFGNPSSSHALGAASHEAVEDARTRLAELLDADSDEIVFTSGGTESNNLALKGVFFKRTPAPSGHLVISALEHPAIVEPARFLERLGCDVSVVGTNSQGLVNPSAIERALRSDTALVSVMLANNEVGTVQPLREIVDVCHRRGVLVHTDAAQALGKIPVHVSELGVDLLSVAGHKLYAPKGVGALYVRRGTQLDSLLHGAGHECGLRAGTENVPYIVGLGRVAALVARHLESAQERMELLRERLEQKLRDGVGAPLTINGFDAPRLPNTVSVNFPGVTGGELLRRCPELCASTGAACHSGSTRLSGTLAAMGLPLEVARGTVRLSLGWYTTEEEVDRAADLLVAAWEDLQ
- a CDS encoding tetratricopeptide repeat protein, producing MRRLNVKLLVALVVTSFAALVGIYLLHNYQVSRNAEVFKQVAVEQRDKGNLEEAVKNYNRYLRYRNDDVDANCDFAMLFADMIEQQAGRANAEQARRVPYVLEQALRTAPDRDDIRRRLARFNLEGGRTRDALEHFNLLLKKHPNDAELKMLVGMCHEQDKNYDKAREMYEAAKADAPNNVQIYALLASLMSGAFEDPQTGDQYMDEVVEKNPDNHLAYLMRYNYRVQNLFGDRIDAKTDLQKALDLAPNEADVIVKMAELLIHDREFDSAREHLNRGIELHPKNESMYITLARLELELARVEEKDRGEDAQEALLQGLKKMPESITLLSQMCELQIRRSQFDKANDTIARLVQLDMSQEQVDFLKSRVLIGEKKWADAGRLLHSLRQRSSRDKVVLFQIDALLADCYGNLGQSDLAIVAMRRALENNPYAKEVRLRLVHELQRLGKLEEANAELQKISAAGTTADYESVRIKIAEQLQVPVDQRKWEEVDELMARLTEQSSGGAELALFKVRLLVYKGKTEEALELAIAEREKFPQSIGLWIAVADIQGLTDNAAAIATLKEAADRFHTPLLVQLAMVSKVLRLPREEALAELQTINQTVDSYKTDEQRQLAQSLGEAFYLLKESEAAKEVLNRVAGRLPSDPLLRLMMFNLARDSRDEQGMTDALAGVEAVVGKDHNYWQYCAAARLATLYMMQKATDKDLTEARRLVDKVVESRPNWTAIIRLSAEVDDLSGRSNDAITKYQEALRLGETSIGMVRRLVELLYKTGRYNEANQALAKLPTEIQFTDDFGKLQTELQMKLGLADDAAKRAEAVVDEDSTEFGDHLWQGQLFARAGRRDDAEAAYRRAVKHGPQEPLCWIALVTQLVQNGKRDEAQATLTEVEASVPADKLAATMGQCNEVLGNVEQAGQHYATAVETHGDDTAVLRSAIEFHVRAQQMDKAQQLLEKLVALAPQKKEAADLDRVRWGRRTLAALIATSNSYADLRRALQILDGNADANRNLPQEDVMIKANLLAARDDLRSRREGIQLLEAVLDKEPTRNDVRLQLAQLHERDNNWLLCRDHMLRLLGGDKPSPIYVPIFANMLLRQNQIDDAARMLEKLEQIDPNAPITLAVKALLYARRGYFDEAIGFTRELVVRPLAPSQAKQLYDAAQQFERLSNAIDNPEGKAAFINAAEEMYEEYVRERPEDIFLMAAFQGKYRGIEPGLKICEENFHAQNSPNIAAMAMGILREHRSKANQDQIARVEKLLVEAAKQHPEAVGLGRELAELRELQGNYVEATRLYQQILDNPQAPAIQKAAAANNLSYLLALHKNDGNAALPLAEQAIAYFGPTAELLDTRGVAHLARKDYELAIRDLSEAVEDRPNGLKYFHLAWAHHLAGDDVAAKKALDQGDASGLKDEEVSALERDRLTKLRHDVKVQQQAAR